In Asanoa sp. WMMD1127, one genomic interval encodes:
- a CDS encoding endo-1,4-beta-xylanase: MRLRTTVVVSVVAVTAAAGAMFFAGSASAATTLGASAAERGGRYFGTAVAANKLSDSAYTTILNREFNQVTPENEMKIDATEPQRGQFSYGSADRIVQHATSRGMKVRGHTLAWHSQQPGWMQSLSGSTLRQAMLNHVTQVATHFRGQVTWWDVVNEAYADGSSGARRDSNLQRTGNDWIEAAFRAADAADPNAQLCYNDYNIDNWNDAKTQAVYRMVQDFRSRGVPIDCVGLQSHFTGGSNYPSNYRTTLSSFAALGVDVHITELDIRNAPSDAYRNVVNDCLAVARCKGITVWGIRDSDSWRSGESPLLFDGGGNKKAAYNAVLTALNNGTTPTTPPDTGNPTTPPPAGSCTASITPGTVWGDRYNTSVTVSGASTWSVVVAITAPQRISTTWSGSPSWDGSGQVMTMRSNGSGNTFGFTTMMNGNSSARPQIRSCTAG; the protein is encoded by the coding sequence ATGCGACTACGCACCACCGTCGTCGTCTCGGTCGTCGCGGTGACGGCCGCCGCCGGCGCGATGTTCTTCGCCGGCAGCGCCAGCGCGGCGACCACCCTCGGCGCTTCGGCGGCCGAGCGCGGCGGCCGCTACTTCGGCACCGCGGTGGCGGCCAACAAGCTGTCCGACTCGGCGTACACGACCATCCTGAACAGGGAGTTCAACCAGGTCACGCCCGAGAACGAGATGAAGATCGACGCGACCGAGCCGCAACGGGGGCAGTTCTCCTACGGCAGCGCCGACCGGATCGTGCAGCACGCGACGAGCCGGGGCATGAAGGTACGCGGCCACACGCTGGCCTGGCACTCGCAGCAGCCCGGCTGGATGCAGAGCCTGTCCGGCAGCACCCTGCGCCAGGCGATGCTCAACCACGTCACCCAGGTCGCCACCCACTTCCGCGGTCAGGTCACGTGGTGGGACGTCGTCAACGAGGCGTACGCGGACGGCAGCAGCGGTGCCCGCCGGGACTCCAACCTCCAGCGCACCGGCAACGACTGGATCGAGGCCGCCTTCCGGGCCGCGGACGCCGCCGACCCCAACGCGCAGCTCTGCTACAACGACTACAACATCGACAACTGGAACGACGCCAAGACGCAGGCCGTCTATCGGATGGTGCAGGACTTCAGGAGCCGCGGCGTGCCGATCGACTGCGTGGGCCTGCAGTCGCACTTCACCGGCGGCTCCAACTACCCGAGCAACTACCGCACGACGCTGTCCAGCTTCGCCGCGCTCGGCGTCGACGTGCACATCACCGAACTGGACATCCGCAACGCGCCCTCCGACGCGTACCGCAACGTCGTCAACGACTGTCTCGCGGTGGCGCGCTGCAAGGGAATCACGGTCTGGGGGATCCGCGACTCCGACTCGTGGCGCTCTGGTGAGAGCCCGCTGCTGTTCGACGGCGGCGGCAACAAGAAGGCCGCGTACAACGCGGTGCTCACCGCCCTCAACAACGGCACCACGCCCACCACGCCGCCGGACACCGGCAACCCGACCACACCGCCGCCGGCCGGCTCCTGCACCGCTTCGATCACGCCGGGCACGGTCTGGGGCGACCGCTACAACACCAGCGTCACGGTGAGCGGCGCCAGCACCTGGTCGGTCGTCGTCGCGATCACCGCCCCGCAGCGGATCTCGACGACCTGGAGCGGCTCCCCCAGCTGGGACGGCAGCGGCCAGGTGATGACGATGCGCTCCAACGGCAGCGGCAACACGTTCGGCTTCACCACGATGATGAACGGCAACTCGAGCGCCCGACCGCAGATCAGGTCGTGCACCGCGGGCTGA
- a CDS encoding SRPBCC family protein: MELEHEFTVAAPVERAWDVLLDLDTIVPCMPGAALTGRDGDTFDGTVKVKLGPVSMTFAGKGTFVERDEANRRVVVEAAGRDSRGGGTAKATVRATLSPSADPSSTDVKVHTDLAVTGRIAQFGRGMIADVSGRLLGQFTDCLQGKLAGGGQAVPAAHTATSAGAAASTGGAAAAGSAAAGPPAGSPASGGATVDNGAPGQPAANGRAEAFHGTTPAERAFPGQLDAEEKAAFSESPSFGQTEVEPVDLLAITGADAAVKRILPYAVALVAGVVIGAAFFGRRRRG, from the coding sequence ATGGAGCTGGAACACGAGTTCACCGTCGCGGCGCCCGTCGAGCGCGCCTGGGACGTCCTGCTGGACCTGGACACCATCGTGCCGTGCATGCCCGGCGCGGCGCTGACCGGTCGCGACGGCGACACCTTTGACGGCACCGTCAAGGTCAAGCTCGGGCCGGTCTCGATGACGTTCGCGGGCAAGGGCACGTTCGTCGAGCGTGACGAGGCCAATCGTCGGGTGGTGGTCGAGGCCGCCGGCCGGGACTCCCGCGGCGGCGGCACGGCCAAGGCGACCGTGCGCGCGACGCTGAGCCCGTCGGCCGACCCGTCGTCGACGGACGTGAAGGTGCACACCGACCTCGCGGTGACGGGGCGCATCGCCCAGTTCGGCCGCGGCATGATCGCCGACGTGAGCGGGCGGTTGCTCGGCCAGTTCACCGACTGCCTGCAGGGCAAGCTGGCCGGCGGCGGCCAGGCGGTTCCCGCCGCGCACACCGCGACCTCGGCCGGCGCGGCGGCGTCGACGGGCGGCGCGGCGGCGGCGGGGTCCGCGGCGGCCGGCCCACCGGCGGGGTCGCCGGCCTCGGGCGGCGCCACTGTGGACAATGGCGCGCCGGGGCAGCCCGCGGCGAACGGGCGCGCGGAGGCGTTCCACGGCACCACGCCCGCGGAACGGGCCTTCCCGGGCCAGCTCGACGCGGAGGAGAAGGCGGCGTTCAGCGAGTCGCCGTCGTTCGGCCAGACCGAGGTGGAGCCGGTCGACCTGCTCGCCATCACCGGGGCGGACGCGGCCGTGAAGCGCATCCTGCCGTATGCCGTGGCGCTGGTCGCGGGCGTCGTGATCGGCGCGGCCTTCTTCGGGCGTCGCCGCCGCGGCTAG
- a CDS encoding RNA polymerase subunit sigma-70 — MTDVVEAYRPELLVHCYRMLGSVDDAEDGVQETMLRAWRARDDYDPARASRRTWLYRIATNACLTALAGRSRRPLPSGLGGPPSDDPDAPLTPAWDVPWLQPFPDSRLPEETVLRRGSLRLALVAALQVLPPKQRAVLVLREALDFPAAEVAAMLDTTVPAVDSALQRARAAVAAVTEAEVTEPADAAVRSTVDRYVRAFEIGDVKGLVRLLTDDVVMELPPVPLWYRGGASYAAFMRRVYAMRGEIWRVVRLEANTQPAFAAYARAPEGDFALHTLQVLTVSDDRVAHNVVFQDPAVFADFALPPRLPAPA, encoded by the coding sequence GTGACCGACGTCGTCGAGGCGTACCGGCCCGAGCTTCTGGTGCACTGCTACCGGATGCTCGGGTCGGTGGACGACGCCGAGGACGGGGTGCAGGAGACGATGCTGCGGGCCTGGCGGGCGCGGGACGACTACGACCCGGCCCGGGCGTCGCGGCGCACCTGGCTCTACCGGATCGCCACGAACGCCTGCCTGACCGCGCTGGCCGGCCGGTCGCGCCGGCCGCTCCCGTCGGGCCTCGGCGGGCCACCGAGCGACGACCCGGACGCGCCGCTCACTCCCGCGTGGGATGTGCCCTGGCTGCAGCCGTTCCCGGACTCGCGGCTGCCCGAGGAGACCGTGCTCCGCCGTGGCAGCCTGCGGTTGGCCCTGGTCGCCGCGCTGCAGGTGCTGCCGCCGAAACAGCGCGCGGTGCTGGTGCTGCGCGAGGCCCTGGACTTCCCGGCGGCCGAGGTGGCGGCGATGCTCGACACCACCGTGCCGGCGGTCGACAGCGCGCTCCAACGCGCCCGCGCGGCCGTCGCGGCGGTGACCGAGGCGGAGGTGACCGAGCCCGCCGACGCGGCCGTGCGCTCCACGGTGGACCGTTATGTGCGCGCCTTCGAGATCGGCGACGTCAAGGGCCTCGTCCGCCTGCTCACCGACGACGTGGTCATGGAGCTGCCGCCGGTCCCGCTCTGGTACCGCGGCGGCGCCTCCTACGCGGCCTTCATGCGCCGGGTGTACGCGATGCGCGGCGAGATCTGGCGCGTCGTGCGGCTGGAAGCCAACACCCAACCGGCGTTCGCCGCGTACGCCCGTGCCCCGGAGGGCGATTTCGCCCTGCACACGCTGCAGGTCCTCACCGTGTCGGACGACCGTGTCGCGCACAACGTGGTCTTCCAGGACCCCGCGGTCTTCGCCGACTTCGCGCTGCCACCCCGCCTGCCCGCGCCGGCCTAG
- a CDS encoding XdhC family protein: protein MIVRDVLADLSRWWREGRPVGMATVVGTWKSAPRPPGATMLVGPDQTAVGSVSGGCVEAAVYELGLAAIESGAPQLVRYGVSDDDAFSVGLTCGGIIDIFVERVDPASFPQLGEVAAAIEAESPVAVATVIRDPADRVGRRVLVWPDRVDGSLGSAHFDAALVEDVRGMLASGLTGPLHYGSDGERLGDEVTVFVASYAPPPRMLVFGAIDFASALARQGAFLGYRVTVCDARPVFATSRRFPGVEVVVDWPHRYLTGEIEAGRVDGRTVVCVLTHDPKFDLPVLRIALDREFAYVGAMGSRRTHDDRVAGLIEAGVTEAQLKKLHSPIGLALGARTPEETAVSITAEIIADRWGGGGQKLSTLDGSIHENLDRR, encoded by the coding sequence ATGATCGTGCGTGACGTGCTCGCTGACCTCTCGCGCTGGTGGCGCGAAGGTCGACCAGTGGGGATGGCCACGGTGGTTGGCACCTGGAAGAGTGCCCCGCGGCCACCCGGCGCCACCATGCTCGTCGGGCCCGACCAGACCGCGGTCGGCAGCGTCTCCGGCGGCTGCGTCGAGGCGGCCGTCTACGAGCTGGGCCTGGCCGCGATCGAGTCCGGCGCGCCGCAGCTCGTGCGCTACGGCGTCAGCGACGATGACGCGTTCTCGGTCGGCCTGACCTGCGGCGGGATCATCGACATCTTCGTGGAGCGGGTCGACCCCGCGTCGTTCCCGCAGCTCGGTGAGGTGGCGGCGGCGATCGAGGCGGAGTCCCCGGTGGCGGTCGCGACGGTCATCCGCGACCCGGCCGACCGGGTGGGCCGGCGGGTTCTCGTCTGGCCCGACCGGGTGGACGGGTCGCTGGGCTCGGCCCACTTCGACGCGGCGTTGGTCGAGGACGTGCGCGGGATGCTGGCCTCGGGGCTGACCGGCCCGCTGCACTACGGCAGCGACGGTGAGCGGCTCGGCGACGAGGTGACCGTGTTCGTCGCGTCCTACGCGCCGCCGCCGCGGATGCTCGTCTTCGGCGCGATCGACTTCGCCTCGGCGCTGGCCCGACAGGGCGCGTTCCTCGGCTACCGGGTGACGGTCTGCGACGCCCGGCCGGTGTTCGCCACCAGCCGCCGCTTCCCGGGCGTGGAGGTGGTCGTCGACTGGCCGCACCGCTACCTGACGGGCGAGATCGAGGCGGGGCGGGTCGACGGGCGCACGGTGGTCTGCGTGCTCACCCACGACCCCAAGTTCGACCTGCCGGTGCTGCGGATCGCCCTCGACCGGGAGTTCGCCTACGTGGGCGCCATGGGCTCCCGGCGTACGCACGACGACCGGGTCGCCGGGCTGATCGAGGCCGGCGTGACCGAGGCGCAGCTCAAGAAGCTGCACTCGCCGATCGGGCTGGCGCTGGGCGCGCGTACGCCCGAGGAGACCGCGGTGAGCATCACCGCCGAGATCATCGCCGACCGCTGGGGCGGTGGCGGGCAGAAGCTGTCCACACTGGACGGCAGCATCCACGAGAACCTCGACCGACGCTGA